In the genome of Streptomyces violaceoruber, the window GCGACCAGTACGTCGCGGAGGTCGCCGACGCGGAGGGCCTGTCGAAGTCGAAGGCGGCGGCCCAGGTGGACGCCGCGATCGACCGCTGGGTCTGGTACGCGGGCTGGACCGACAAGATCGCCCAGGTGGTCGGCGGCGGCAACCCGGTCGCGGGCCCCTTCTTCAACCTCTCCTCCCCGGAGCCGACCGGCGTCGTGGCCGTCCTGGCCCCGCAGAAGTCGTCCTTCCTGGGTCTGGTGTCCGTCGTCGCCCCGGTCATCGCGACGGGCAACACGGCGGTGGTGGTGGCCTCGGAGAAGTCCCCCCTCCCCGCCCTCTCCCTGGGCGAGGTCCTGGCCACCTCCGACCTGCCCGGCGGTGTGGTCAACATCCTCTCCGGCCGCACGGCGGAGATCGCCGCCCCGCTCGCCGCCCACCAGGACGTCAACGCGATCGACCTCGCGGGCGCCGGCGAGGAGCTGGCCAAGGAGCTGGAGATCGCGGCGGCGGACAACCTCAAGCGCGTTTTGCGTCCACAGCCTGTGGACGACGCGGGCGCCGACTGGTCCGCGACCCCGGGCACGGACCGCATGACGGCGTTCCTGGAGACGAAGACGGTCTGGCACCCGACGGGCGCGCTGGGCGCCTCCGGCTCGTCGTACTGAGCGAATCCACGGTCACCCGACGCCGACGCCACACCGAGTCCGACGTCGCCGCCGGCGCCGACGGGCCGCGGCTCCTCCCCGTCCGGAGGAGCCGCGGTCTTCACTCGGCCGAGCAGGGCCTCGGTTCCGGCCGGCTGGGCGCGGTCTTCCGTCCCGTCAGCGGGGACAGGTCCTTCATGTACATCTCCGCCCACTCCTTCCCGGCCAGGATCTCCCTGAGCCCCGAGCACACCTTGCTCTTCAGGAGCGGGTCGTCCTTCCGCATCGCCACCCCGTAGGGCTCCGTGCCCGCGCCGCTGGGCAGCAGCTTCAGATGCGCCGGATCGTTCTGGGCGTACCCGGCGAGAAGCACGTCGTCCGAGGCGACCGCGTACACACTCGACCGCTTGTCCAGCAGTCTTTCCACGCACTCCTTGTAGGTGTCGGGCTGCCACTTCCCCGTGGTGTACCCGTCCTCCTCCAGCCTGTCCGCGTACGTGGAGTCCCGCGCCGTGCACACCTCGACGCGGTTCCGCTTCACGTCGACGGCTTCGCCGAGGTCGTACTTCGCGGAGTTCTTGCGGACGAGGAGGCTGCTGCCCGCCTTGTAGTAGGGGCCGACGAAACTGATGCCGTCCCGCTTCTCGCGCTCGGGCGTCATGCTGTACGAGGCGACGACGAGGTCCACCTCCCCGTTCTTCAGCTTGCTCGCCCGGTTGGCCGTGGTCACCCCGTAGAAGTCCACCTGCGCCTTGCCGTAGCCCAGTTTGCCGGCGAGGGCGTAGGCGATGTCGACGTCGAACCCGCTCCACACGCCGGTGTCCTTGTTGTAGAAGCTCAGTCCGGGCTGATCCTCCTTCGCCCCGATCGTCAGCCTCTTCCTGGCGCTCTTCCACTGCTCCCACGCCTGCTCCGCGTCGCCCCCGGCGGCTCCCCCTCCCTGCTGCCCGGAGGCGTCGCCCTGCTTGCCCCCGGAGTCGCCCTGCGAGACGAGCCAGCCGCCACCGGCCAGCAGGACGACACACGCCGCGGCCGCCGCCACCTTCCAGCCCGCCAGCCGCCCGCGGCCGCCGCCCGACGCCACCGGCGACGGCTCGGAGGGGACGGCCGCGGAGGGAACGGCCCCGGAGGAGGACGCGGCGGGCACCGCCGCGGTCACCGCCGGCACGGGCCCCGAGGCGGGCGACGCCGGCCCCGAGGCGGGCGGCGTGGGCCCCGAGGCGGGCGGCGTGGGCCGGGCCGTGGGCGGGTGTGCGGGTGTGGCGGCCCGGGCGGGGGTCGGCCCGCCGGGGTCCGCGAGGACGTCCCGGAGCATCTCCTCCGCGCCGGCGGCGTCCAGGCGCCTGTCCGGGTCCGTCGTCAGCAACCCCTGGATGACCGGGCCGAGCGGCCCGGCGTACCGGAGCACGGGGTCGGGCGACTGCTGGATGTTCGCCTGCACCTCCCAGACCTCGTTGCCGCCGAAGGGCAGGCGTCCCTCGACCATCTCGTACAGGGTGACGCCCAGGGCCCACAGGTCGGAGGCGGAGGTGGGGCCGGGGGCGGCGGGGGCGAAGAGTTCGGGCGCCAGGTAGGGGGGTGTGCCGATGATGCCGCCGTGCCGGGTCACCCGGTCCGCGCCCTCGAAGGTGGCGATGCCGAAGTCCACCAGGACCACCTGGCCGCCGTCCCGCACCAGGACGTTGCCCGGCTTGACGTCGCGGTGCAGGACCGACGCCTCGTGGACCGCCCGCAGCCCCTGCGCCATCTGGAGGCCGATCTCCGCGGCCCTGGGCACGCCGAGGACCCGGTCGCGGCTCAACAGGTCGGCCAGCGACCGCCCTTCCAGCAGCTTCATCACGATCCAGACCTGGTCGGCGGTCTCGATCTGGTCGTGGACCGTCACCACGTTCTGGTGCTCGATCTTGGCGAGCGCCTCCGCCTCGCGACGGGCCCGCTGCATCGCCGCCTTCTGCGTGTCCGGGGTCATGGCCCTGCGGTCCAGGAGCCCCTTCACGGCGACGAACCGGCGCAGCCGCCGGTCGTGGGCCTTCCAGACCTCGCCCATGCCGCCGCTGCCGATGGGCTCCAGCAGCTCGTAGCGGCCCTCGATCACGGTGTGGGGGACGGGGGGACGATCCTCGGGATGCCCGTCGGCTCCGCCGCCGGCCCCGTTGATTCCGTCGTCGTTGTGCACTCGGCCCCCTAGCACCACTTGCGCGAAACGTGAGTCACCACAGATTAGACGGCCCCCCGCAGAGCCCCCGCGGCGAACGGACAGGACGGACCACCGCGACGGAAACGGGCCGCGACCCCCGCTCGGAGGGATCGCGGCCCGGCGTGCGCAGAACGCGTCAGCGCAGCAGCTCCGTCACCTGCCCCACCACCGGCACGCTGCCCAGCGACTGGGCCTGGGCGACCGGGCCGGTCAGGGCCGTCGAGGTCAGCGGCTGGAAGTCGGCGACCTTCGTGCCGACGCCGTTGTCCAGCGGGTCGACGCCCGTGCCGGCCAGCGGGTTGGGCTTGAGGTCGGCGACCGGCCCGGTGACGTAGCCGACGGTGCCGGTCACGGCCGCCAGGCCCGCCTGCGGGTCGATGTTGCCCAGGGACGTGGGGCGGGTGTGCGCCAGACCGGCGAGGGTCTCGCCGCTGTCCGCGGAAGCCGTCGCCGCTCCTGCTGCCAGGGCGGCACCGGCGGTCGCGAGGGCGACCAGGGCGCGCTGTGCGTGCGGGGTGCGGGGGGACGCGTGTCGGGCCATCGCTGCTGCCACCTCTTGGTGTGGATTGCTACGGACTGCCCTGACAACAGCGCACACCGTGATCAGGTCACCGCACAGCGCGACCGAGATGTGACGCACGCGGCAAAGTGCACCCGCGGGGTCGTACGCCGGCCGTCGGATGCCTCAGACTGGTCTCCCGTGAGCTCCCATCCGCCCATACCGACGCGAGTCGTGCTGCTCTGCGGCCCCTCCGGCTCCGGCAAGTCCCTCCTCGCCGCGCACTCCGGCCTCCCGGTGCTGCGCCTCGACGACTTCTACAAGGAGGGCACCGACCCGACGCTGCCGACGGTGCCCCTCAGTTCCGACATCGACTGGGACCACCCGGCGTCGTGGGACGCGGACGCGGCGGTCGCCGCCATCGGGGAGCTGTGCCGCACGGGGCGTACCGGCGTACCCGTCTACGACATCTCGCTGAGCGCCCGCACCGGCGAGGAGACCGTCGACATCGGACGGACGCCGCTGTTCCTCGCGGAGGGCATCTTCGCCGCGGAACTGGTGGACCGCTGCCGGGAGCTGGGTGTGCTGGCCGACGCGCTGTGCCTGAGCCGGGGCCCGCTGACGACCTTCCGCCGCCGGTTCCTGCGGGACCTGCGCGAGGGCCGCAAGTCCGTGCCGTTCCTGCTGCGCAGGGGCTGGCGGCTGATGCGGCTGGAGCGGTCGGTCATCGCCCGGCAGACCGCCCTGGGCGCCCACGCCTGCGACCGGGACGAGGCGATGGGCCGGCTGGCGGCCGCGGCGGCGGGCCGGTGCGCCACCAGCCGTACGGCCGCGTAACGCCTGCCCCCGCATGCGGAAGCGGGACTGGACGGACCCCCCGGCCCTCCAGTCCCGCTCCCTTTCCACCCCCGTGGATCCCCCGTGATCCCCGTCCCCCGTTGTTCCCCCGTGTCCCCCGTTGTTCCCCCGTGGTGCTTCCCCGTGAGTAAGAGCCCGGGTCCCTCCCCCTGATACACCCCGGCTCGAAACTTTTTTCACGGGGCCCCGCCCCCTCGGGCCGGTCCCCCCGGCCCGTGCCTTCAGGCGACCAGTTCGCCGAAGGCGTCCTCCTGGTCACGGCCGAAGCTGAGGACCTCGTCCTCGCGCAGCCGGCGCAGCGACCGCCAGATGCTGGACTTCACCGTGCCGACGCTGATGTCGAGGATGTCCGCGATCTCCGGGTCCGTGCGGCCCTCGTAGTAGCGCAGGACCAGCATGGTGCGCTGGAGTTCGGGCAGCCGGGCGAGCGCCTGCCACAGGACGGTGCGCAGCTCGGTGCCGCGCATCGCGTCCATGTCGCCGGGCGTCTCCGGCAGTTCCTCGGTCGGGTACTCGTTGAGCTTGCGGCGCCGCCAGGCGCTGATGTGCAGGTTGGTCATGGTGCGGCGGAGGTATCCGCCGACCGCCGCCTTGTCACTGATCCGGTCCCACGCCCGGTAGGTCGAGAACAGCGCGCTCTGCAGCAGGTCCTCGGCCTCGAAGCGGTCGCCGGTGAGGTGGTAGGCGGTCGCGTACAGGGAGGAGCGGCGCTCCTGGACGTAGGCGGTGAACTCCGCCTCCGACAGGGAGCGGTGCTCCCCCCGGTCCCCCGTGTTCCCCGTCTCCCCCGTGTTCGCGTCAACCACCGTCATGTACGCGGTGTGCTGACGCCCGGTGCCGCGAGCGCACCCCCGCCCGCTCACGGCACCGGACTTCTCGGAACCCCGGTGTGCGTGCACGTCGTGCAGACGCGTGACCACTGCGCTGGTGTTGGTGCCCTTCAGCGTGTTCATCTCGCGCCCCCCGTCGTGGACTGCCGGTTGCCTGTGACGAGAAGCCTGCCGCGGCGACTTCATGGCCGTGTCCGCCGACTGTCACAGAGCTGTCACAGGGGTCCGTCACCGCTGCACCACCCTTCCTTCACAGGGTCTGGCGGCGTCGTGGGAGCCCAACCGCACCCGCAGGTCGAACACCGGCCCCCTCATGGGCCAGAATGAGCGCGTGCCTTCCCTGTTGCTGATCGAGGACGACGACGCCATCCGTACGGCCCTGGAGCTCTCCCTGACCCGCCAGGGCCACCGGGTGGCCACCGCTGCCAGTGGTGAGGACGGTCTGAAGCTCTTGCGCGAGCAGCGGCCGGACCTGATCGTGCTGGACGTGATGCTGCCCGGCATCGACGGTTTCGAGGTGTGCCGTCGCATTCGGCGCACCGACCAGCTGCCGATCATTCTGCTGACCGCGCGCAACGACGACATCGACGTGGTCGTCGGTCTCGAGTCGGGCGCCGACGACTACGTCGTCAAACCCGTCCAGGGCCGGGTGCTCGACGCCCGGATCCGGGCCGTGCTGCGGCGCGGGGAGCGGGAGTCCACCGACTCGGCGAGCTTCGGCAGTCTGGTCATCGACCGTTCGGCGATGACCGTGACGAAGAACGGCGAGGACCTCCAGCTGACGCCCACCGAGCTGCGGCTGCTCCTGGAGCTGAGCCGGCGGCCGGGACAGGCGCTGTCCCGGCAGCAGTTGCTGCGGCTGGTGTGGGAGCACGACTACCTCGGCGACTCCCGGCTGGTGGACGCGTGCGTGCAGCGGCTGCGCGCCAAGGTCGAGGACGTGCCGTCGTCCCCGACCCTGATCCGTACCGTGCGCGGTGTCGGCTACCGGCTGGATCCGCCTCAGTGACACGGGAACACCAGGGGGGTACCCGCGGCCTGGCCGCGGCGCGCAAGGGATTCTGGTCCGGGCTGCGCTTCACCAGCCTGCGCCTCAGACTGGTCCTCGTCTTCGGCCTGGTCGCGCTGACCGCCGCCGTGTCCGCGTCCGGCATCGCGTACTGGCTGAACCGGGAGGCGGTGCTGACCCGTACCCAGGACGCCGTGCTGCGGGACTTCGAGCAGGAGATGCAGAACCGGGCGGGCGCGCTGCCGGAGCACCCCACCCAGGACGAGGTGCAGCACACCGCGGGGCAGATGGCCAACAGCAGCCAGCGGTTCTCGGTGCTGCTGGTCGCCGAGAACGCCGACGGCACCGCCGTGTACGGCAGTTCCGGCGGCCTGGGCGGCGTCGCGCTGTCCGACGTGCCCGAGTCGCTGCGCACGGCCGTGAACAAGGAGCAGAAGCTCACCTCGGCCAACAAGCACCCGTACCACCTGTACTGGCAGCGGATCACCGACGACGGCACCCCGTACCTGGTGGCCGGCACGAAGGTGATCGGCGGCGGGCCGACCGGCTACATGCTCAAGTCGCTGGAACCGGAGGCCAAGGACCTGAACTCGCTCGCCTGGTCGCTGGGGATCGCCACCGCGCTCGCCCTGCTCGGCTCCGCGCTGCTCGCGCAGGCCCTGGCGACGACCGTGCTGAAGCCCGTGCACCGGCTCGGGGTCGCGGCGCGGCGGCTGGGCGAGGGGAAGCTGGACACCCGGCTGCGGGTGTCCGGCACCGACGAACTGGCCGACCTGTCGCGGACGTTCAACAGCGCCGCCGAGAACCTGGAGAAGCGGGTCGCGGACATGGCGGGGCGGGAGCAGGCCTCGCGGCGCTTCGTCGCGGACATGAGCCACGAGCTGCGTACGCCGCTGACGGCGCTCACCGCGGTGACGGAAGTGCTGGAGGAGGAGCTGGAGTACGCGGGCGAGGGCGAGGGGGAGGGCGGGAGTTTCGACCCGATGGTCGAGCCCGCGGTGCGGCTGGTGGTGAGCGAGACGCGACGGCTGAACGACCTGGTGGAGAACCTGATGGAGGTCACCCGCTTCGACGCGGGCACCGCGCGGCTGGTCCTGGACGACGTCGACGTCGCCGACCAGATCACCGCCTGCATCGACGCCCGGGCCTGGCTGGACGCCGTCGACCTGGACGCCGAGCGCGGCGTCCACGCCCGCCTCGACCCGCGCCGGCTGGACGTCATCCTCGCCAACCTGATCGGCAACGCGCTCAAGCACGGCGGGTCGCCGGTCAGGGTGTCCGTGGCGCGGGCGGACCACGAGATCGTCATCCGGGTGCGGGACAACGGTCCCGGCATCCCCGAGGACGTCCTGCCGCACGTCTTCGACCGCTTCTACAAGGCGAGCGCCTCCCGGCCGCGCTCCGAGGGCAGCGGGCTCGGTCTGTCCATCGCCCTGGAGAACGCGCACATCCACGGCGGTGAGATCACCGCGGAGAACGCCCCGGAGGGCGGTGCGGTGTTCACCCTGCGGCTGCCGCAGGACCCGTCGCCGCCCGCCGACGAGGACGGCGGGCCCGACGAGGAGACCGAGGACCGGGGCAAGGACGCGAAGGGACAGGTCTGATGACCGTACGCCGTCTGCCGGCCCTCTGCGGGCTCGCGACAGTGGCCGTGCTGCTGACCGGGTGCGGCATCCGCGCCACCGAGGTGCCCACCGACTACGGTCCCGCGCCGTCGCGGGTGCGCTGCTCGCTCGCCGAGCCGGACGTGTCGGCGCGGGCCACGCCCGGGCTGCCGGCGCAGGTGTTCCTGCTGTGCGGCTCGTCGCTGGTGGCCGTGGACCGCACGGTGCGGGTGCCGGACGGCGCCTCGGACTCGGGGCGGCGCGTGCTGGTGGCCCAGGGGCTGCTGGACGAGCTGGCGGCGCAGCCGTCGGCCGCGGAGAAGGAGGCCGGTC includes:
- a CDS encoding SigE family RNA polymerase sigma factor, giving the protein MNTLKGTNTSAVVTRLHDVHAHRGSEKSGAVSGRGCARGTGRQHTAYMTVVDANTGETGNTGDRGEHRSLSEAEFTAYVQERRSSLYATAYHLTGDRFEAEDLLQSALFSTYRAWDRISDKAAVGGYLRRTMTNLHISAWRRRKLNEYPTEELPETPGDMDAMRGTELRTVLWQALARLPELQRTMLVLRYYEGRTDPEIADILDISVGTVKSSIWRSLRRLREDEVLSFGRDQEDAFGELVA
- a CDS encoding ATP-binding protein, which translates into the protein MLLCGPSGSGKSLLAAHSGLPVLRLDDFYKEGTDPTLPTVPLSSDIDWDHPASWDADAAVAAIGELCRTGRTGVPVYDISLSARTGEETVDIGRTPLFLAEGIFAAELVDRCRELGVLADALCLSRGPLTTFRRRFLRDLREGRKSVPFLLRRGWRLMRLERSVIARQTALGAHACDRDEAMGRLAAAAAGRCATSRTAA
- a CDS encoding aldehyde dehydrogenase family protein, which gives rise to MSERLSVLKTYKLYVGGKFPRSESGRVYEVTDSKQNWLANAPLSSRKDARDAVVAARKAFGGWSGATAYNRGQILYRIAEMLEGRRDQYVAEVADAEGLSKSKAAAQVDAAIDRWVWYAGWTDKIAQVVGGGNPVAGPFFNLSSPEPTGVVAVLAPQKSSFLGLVSVVAPVIATGNTAVVVASEKSPLPALSLGEVLATSDLPGGVVNILSGRTAEIAAPLAAHQDVNAIDLAGAGEELAKELEIAAADNLKRVLRPQPVDDAGADWSATPGTDRMTAFLETKTVWHPTGALGASGSSY
- a CDS encoding bifunctional serine/threonine-protein kinase/glutamate ABC transporter substrate-binding protein, which encodes MHNDDGINGAGGGADGHPEDRPPVPHTVIEGRYELLEPIGSGGMGEVWKAHDRRLRRFVAVKGLLDRRAMTPDTQKAAMQRARREAEALAKIEHQNVVTVHDQIETADQVWIVMKLLEGRSLADLLSRDRVLGVPRAAEIGLQMAQGLRAVHEASVLHRDVKPGNVLVRDGGQVVLVDFGIATFEGADRVTRHGGIIGTPPYLAPELFAPAAPGPTSASDLWALGVTLYEMVEGRLPFGGNEVWEVQANIQQSPDPVLRYAGPLGPVIQGLLTTDPDRRLDAAGAEEMLRDVLADPGGPTPARAATPAHPPTARPTPPASGPTPPASGPASPASGPVPAVTAAVPAASSSGAVPSAAVPSEPSPVASGGGRGRLAGWKVAAAAACVVLLAGGGWLVSQGDSGGKQGDASGQQGGGAAGGDAEQAWEQWKSARKRLTIGAKEDQPGLSFYNKDTGVWSGFDVDIAYALAGKLGYGKAQVDFYGVTTANRASKLKNGEVDLVVASYSMTPEREKRDGISFVGPYYKAGSSLLVRKNSAKYDLGEAVDVKRNRVEVCTARDSTYADRLEEDGYTTGKWQPDTYKECVERLLDKRSSVYAVASDDVLLAGYAQNDPAHLKLLPSGAGTEPYGVAMRKDDPLLKSKVCSGLREILAGKEWAEMYMKDLSPLTGRKTAPSRPEPRPCSAE
- a CDS encoding lipoprotein, yielding MTVRRLPALCGLATVAVLLTGCGIRATEVPTDYGPAPSRVRCSLAEPDVSARATPGLPAQVFLLCGSSLVAVDRTVRVPDGASDSGRRVLVAQGLLDELAAQPSAAEKEAGHTSDVRGGIVVTGPRSGDPEDTLRLSTDPDDLTSYALAQVVCTFSASAAAEGDGSVILAGPTDRSARRYSCTDEVRARPGSNEPPADEVTGG
- the afsQ1 gene encoding two-component system response regulator AfsQ1, translated to MPSLLLIEDDDAIRTALELSLTRQGHRVATAASGEDGLKLLREQRPDLIVLDVMLPGIDGFEVCRRIRRTDQLPIILLTARNDDIDVVVGLESGADDYVVKPVQGRVLDARIRAVLRRGERESTDSASFGSLVIDRSAMTVTKNGEDLQLTPTELRLLLELSRRPGQALSRQQLLRLVWEHDYLGDSRLVDACVQRLRAKVEDVPSSPTLIRTVRGVGYRLDPPQ
- the afsQ2 gene encoding two-component system sensor histidine kinase AfsQ2 — translated: MTREHQGGTRGLAAARKGFWSGLRFTSLRLRLVLVFGLVALTAAVSASGIAYWLNREAVLTRTQDAVLRDFEQEMQNRAGALPEHPTQDEVQHTAGQMANSSQRFSVLLVAENADGTAVYGSSGGLGGVALSDVPESLRTAVNKEQKLTSANKHPYHLYWQRITDDGTPYLVAGTKVIGGGPTGYMLKSLEPEAKDLNSLAWSLGIATALALLGSALLAQALATTVLKPVHRLGVAARRLGEGKLDTRLRVSGTDELADLSRTFNSAAENLEKRVADMAGREQASRRFVADMSHELRTPLTALTAVTEVLEEELEYAGEGEGEGGSFDPMVEPAVRLVVSETRRLNDLVENLMEVTRFDAGTARLVLDDVDVADQITACIDARAWLDAVDLDAERGVHARLDPRRLDVILANLIGNALKHGGSPVRVSVARADHEIVIRVRDNGPGIPEDVLPHVFDRFYKASASRPRSEGSGLGLSIALENAHIHGGEITAENAPEGGAVFTLRLPQDPSPPADEDGGPDEETEDRGKDAKGQV